The Trueperaceae bacterium genome window below encodes:
- a CDS encoding branched-chain amino acid ABC transporter permease has translation METRPLPRARALRRSVSTVMGSRWALVGLLALIALLIAVMSSAQGVSGTRMLGLVVRGVLLGGVLALGALGVTLVFGVLKMANFAHGDLMTLGAYLGLVVMSLLPAGPPVLGLGFGYEFVVALVVVMPLVGLVAYGLDRLTFHRLRRRRSAPVMMAMAALGIAFGLRSIVYMVFGADFAFYYQGRARPVVELFAGVRVRTDQLFILGLALVLILLVYLLLERTKVGKAMRAMADNPDLARISGIPTERVVLWTWLVGGALAGAGGMLYGLDVQLRPEMGWWLLLPLFAAVILGTIGNVYGALLGAFTMGIVWQVSSAFVNPAYGPAAAFVVMILALLVRPQGLMGGDR, from the coding sequence GTGGAGACACGACCCCTCCCCCGCGCCCGCGCGCTGCGGCGCAGCGTCTCGACCGTCATGGGCAGCCGCTGGGCCCTGGTGGGCCTGCTCGCGCTCATCGCCCTGCTCATCGCCGTCATGTCCTCGGCCCAGGGCGTGAGCGGCACGCGCATGCTGGGCCTCGTCGTCCGCGGCGTGCTCCTTGGCGGCGTGCTGGCCCTGGGCGCGCTGGGCGTGACGCTCGTGTTCGGCGTCCTGAAGATGGCGAACTTCGCCCACGGCGACCTCATGACGCTCGGCGCCTACCTGGGCCTCGTCGTCATGTCCCTGCTCCCCGCCGGCCCCCCGGTCCTGGGCCTCGGCTTCGGGTACGAGTTCGTGGTCGCGCTCGTGGTGGTCATGCCGCTGGTCGGCCTCGTCGCCTACGGCCTCGACAGGCTCACCTTCCACCGGCTGCGCCGCCGGCGCAGCGCGCCGGTGATGATGGCGATGGCGGCGCTCGGCATCGCGTTCGGCCTGCGCAGCATCGTCTACATGGTGTTCGGCGCCGACTTCGCCTTCTACTACCAGGGCCGGGCGCGGCCCGTCGTCGAGCTCTTCGCCGGCGTGCGCGTGCGCACCGACCAGCTCTTCATCCTCGGCCTGGCGCTGGTGCTCATCCTCCTCGTCTACCTGCTCCTCGAGCGGACGAAGGTGGGCAAGGCGATGCGCGCGATGGCCGACAACCCCGACCTGGCGCGCATCAGCGGCATACCGACGGAGCGCGTGGTGCTGTGGACGTGGCTGGTCGGCGGCGCCCTGGCCGGCGCCGGCGGCATGCTCTACGGCCTCGACGTCCAGCTGAGGCCCGAGATGGGCTGGTGGCTGCTGCTGCCGCTGTTCGCCGCGGTGATCCTGGGCACGATCGGCAACGTCTACGGCGCCCTCCTCGGCGCCTTCACCATGGGCATCGTGTGGCAGGTGTCGTCGGCGTTCGTGAACCCCGCCTACGGCCCCGCGGCGGCGTTCGTCGTCATGATCCTCGCGCTGCTGGTCAGGCCGCAGGGGCTGATGGGAGGGGACCGCTGA
- a CDS encoding FAD-dependent oxidoreductase yields MPGTSGPRVAVVGAGPAGFYAVEAVLRSHEAATVDLFDRLPTPYGLVRFGVAPDHQKMKVVTKLYERTLRDPRVRYLGNVAFGRDLTLDDLRRHYHAAVFAVGAATDRRLGVPGEDLRGCVAATDFVAWYNGHPDACDHDFGGLLATTRDVIVIGNGNVAIDVARVLAKSVAELAVTDIADHALDALARSSVERVTIVGRRGPAEAKFTTKELRELGELVNADVDVDAAELALGPASAAAVAADVTTAKNVEVLGAFSRQPRQGKPRTVALRFRLQPVEVVGDGRVAGVRFERTRLDGEPGGYVRAVGTGEHVTLPAQLVLKSVGYTGVALHGLPFDERRGVVPNERGRVLEGGAPRPGLYVAGWIKRGASGVIGTNKADAMETVAALIEDLSEGRHAHDGGAEDLAPAAVDALLDARGVRPFRAEDWFALDAAEVAAGEASGRPRVKAVRLDDMLGRRQGRC; encoded by the coding sequence ATGCCAGGCACCTCGGGCCCACGCGTGGCCGTCGTCGGGGCCGGCCCGGCCGGCTTCTACGCCGTCGAGGCGGTGCTCAGGTCGCACGAGGCGGCGACCGTGGACCTCTTCGACAGGCTGCCCACGCCGTACGGCCTCGTGCGCTTCGGCGTGGCGCCCGACCACCAGAAGATGAAGGTCGTGACGAAGCTCTACGAGCGCACCCTGCGCGACCCGCGCGTGCGCTACCTCGGCAACGTCGCCTTCGGCCGCGACCTGACCCTGGATGACCTCAGGCGCCACTACCACGCCGCCGTGTTCGCGGTGGGCGCCGCCACCGACCGGCGCCTCGGCGTGCCGGGCGAGGACCTGCGGGGCTGCGTGGCCGCCACCGACTTCGTCGCCTGGTACAACGGGCACCCCGACGCCTGCGACCACGACTTCGGCGGCCTGCTGGCGACGACGAGGGACGTGATCGTGATCGGCAACGGCAACGTGGCCATCGACGTCGCCCGCGTGCTGGCCAAGAGCGTGGCCGAGCTGGCCGTCACCGACATCGCCGACCACGCGCTGGACGCCCTCGCGAGGTCGTCGGTCGAGCGCGTCACGATCGTCGGCAGGCGCGGGCCCGCCGAGGCCAAGTTCACGACGAAGGAGCTGCGCGAGCTGGGCGAGCTCGTCAACGCCGACGTCGACGTCGACGCCGCCGAGCTCGCCCTGGGCCCCGCCAGTGCCGCCGCGGTCGCCGCCGACGTCACGACGGCGAAGAACGTCGAGGTGCTGGGCGCGTTCTCGCGGCAGCCGCGCCAGGGCAAGCCGCGCACCGTGGCGCTGCGCTTCCGGCTCCAGCCCGTCGAGGTCGTCGGCGACGGACGCGTCGCGGGTGTGCGCTTCGAGCGGACGCGCCTCGACGGAGAGCCGGGCGGCTACGTCCGCGCCGTGGGCACCGGGGAGCACGTCACGCTCCCCGCGCAGCTCGTCCTCAAGTCCGTCGGCTACACCGGCGTCGCGCTCCACGGCCTGCCCTTCGACGAGCGCCGAGGCGTCGTGCCCAACGAGCGCGGACGGGTGCTGGAGGGCGGCGCCCCGCGGCCCGGCCTCTACGTGGCCGGCTGGATCAAGCGCGGCGCCAGCGGCGTGATCGGCACGAACAAGGCCGACGCCATGGAGACGGTCGCCGCCCTCATCGAGGACCTGAGCGAGGGCAGGCACGCGCACGATGGCGGCGCGGAGGACCTCGCCCCCGCGGCCGTGGACGCGCTCCTGGACGCGCGCGGCGTGCGGCCGTTCCGCGCCGAGGACTGGTTCGCCCTCGACGCCGCCGAGGTGGCGGCTGGGGAGGCGTCCGGCCGGCCGCGCGTCAAGGCGGTCAGGCTCGACGACATGCTCGGTCGCCGGCAAGGGCGCTGCTGA
- a CDS encoding ABC transporter ATP-binding protein has product MTVEGAVSGYGEMQVLRGVDIRVEEGEIVSIVGPNGAGKSTVMKLVFGLLKPWEGRVTFAGEDISGLPPEQIVRRGLCYVPQVDNVFPSLTVEENLEMGAYILDEPLKSRKERVYELFPRLAERRSQRAGKMSGGERQMVAMGRALMLDPKLLMLDEPSAGLAPLLVDLIFDKVAEINRTGVAVLMVEQNAKRSLELAHRGYVLATGRNQVEGPGSQLLGDPEVARLYLGG; this is encoded by the coding sequence TTGACGGTTGAGGGCGCCGTCTCCGGCTACGGCGAGATGCAGGTGCTGCGCGGCGTCGACATCAGGGTCGAGGAGGGCGAGATCGTGTCGATCGTCGGGCCGAACGGCGCCGGCAAGTCGACGGTGATGAAGCTCGTCTTCGGCCTGCTCAAGCCCTGGGAGGGCCGCGTCACGTTCGCCGGCGAGGACATCTCGGGGCTGCCGCCCGAGCAGATCGTCCGGCGCGGGCTCTGCTACGTGCCGCAGGTGGACAACGTCTTCCCCTCGCTCACCGTCGAGGAGAATCTCGAGATGGGCGCGTACATACTGGACGAGCCGTTGAAGTCGCGCAAGGAGCGCGTCTACGAGCTGTTCCCGCGCCTCGCCGAGCGCCGCTCGCAGCGGGCCGGCAAGATGTCGGGCGGCGAGCGGCAGATGGTCGCGATGGGCCGGGCGCTGATGCTCGACCCGAAGCTGCTGATGCTCGACGAGCCGTCGGCGGGCCTGGCCCCCCTGCTCGTCGACCTCATCTTCGACAAGGTCGCGGAGATCAACAGGACGGGAGTAGCGGTACTGATGGTGGAGCAGAACGCCAAGCGCTCGCTGGAGCTGGCCCACCGCGGCTACGTGCTGGCCACGGGACGGAACCAGGTCGAGGGGCCCGGCTCGCAGCTGCTGGGCGACCCCGAGGTCGCCAGGCTCTACCTGGGAGGCTGA
- a CDS encoding ABC transporter ATP-binding protein, giving the protein MDQTGDDVLLSIRGLVKDFGGLRAVNNCSFDVRAGTITGLIGPNGAGKTTLFNLVSGFYRPDAGTVLLRGEDITGLPPHVLFSKGLCRTFQIPREQKGMTVLENLMLVPAGQIGERFWNPVFRRGAVWRQERALREKAREVLDFVALSKLENEPAGSLSGGQKKLLELARTLMADPVIVLLDEPAAGVNPTLMGRLREKIEQLNRERGITFLLIEHDMPLVMGLCDPVVVMNQGSKLVEGPPAVVREDPRVLEAYLGGQSVALDG; this is encoded by the coding sequence TTGGACCAGACAGGCGACGACGTGTTGCTCAGCATCCGAGGTCTCGTCAAGGACTTCGGGGGCCTGAGGGCCGTCAACAACTGCAGCTTCGACGTCAGGGCCGGCACGATCACCGGCCTGATAGGACCAAACGGGGCGGGCAAGACGACGCTCTTCAACCTCGTCTCCGGCTTCTACAGGCCCGACGCCGGGACGGTGCTGCTGCGCGGCGAGGACATCACGGGCCTGCCGCCGCACGTGCTCTTCTCGAAGGGCCTGTGTCGGACCTTCCAGATCCCGCGCGAGCAGAAGGGCATGACGGTGCTCGAGAACCTCATGCTCGTGCCCGCGGGGCAGATCGGCGAGCGCTTCTGGAACCCGGTGTTCCGCCGCGGCGCCGTGTGGCGCCAGGAGCGGGCGCTGCGCGAGAAGGCGCGCGAGGTCCTCGACTTCGTCGCGCTCTCGAAGCTCGAGAACGAGCCGGCCGGGTCGCTCTCCGGCGGCCAGAAGAAGCTCCTGGAGCTGGCGCGCACGCTCATGGCCGACCCGGTGATCGTGCTGCTCGACGAGCCGGCCGCCGGCGTGAACCCGACGCTGATGGGCCGGCTGCGCGAGAAGATCGAGCAGCTCAACAGGGAGCGGGGCATCACGTTCCTGCTCATCGAGCACGACATGCCGCTGGTCATGGGCCTGTGCGACCCGGTCGTCGTCATGAACCAGGGCAGCAAGCTCGTCGAGGGCCCGCCCGCCGTGGTGCGCGAGGACCCGCGCGTGCTGGAGGCGTACCTAGGAGGTCAGAGTGTCGCTCTTGACGGTTGA